From Companilactobacillus heilongjiangensis, one genomic window encodes:
- a CDS encoding amino acid permease, producing MPSLFRKKDIVNDLLHEQTSLARTLTAKDLIIMGVGVIVGSGIFITPGIIAANYAGPGVILTYLLAALVCIGAAFCYSEFSSTIPLAGSAYTYSYSVYGEIIAWIVGWSLISEYLFAASSTAVSWSAYFRNLLAGFGIHLPKVLQSAAGTVGNPEGRFDIVAFVIVLIATTLLLQGMTESMKVNTIMVYIKIFVILLFVAVTVFYVKPKNYNPFLPFGLGGIGRGAAVAFYAFLGFDTVSSASEEVKNPKRNMPIGIIASLLIVAILYSLVSLVLVGAVNYKQLNVADPVSHALNILNLNWVSGIVSLGAIMGMTTVLLVVIYGGTRLIFSLSRDGLLPKQFKNLSKQGVPVRSTFLVGLVAATVAAMVPIEKITELVNIGTLLAFAVTSIGVISLRHSKNTRDLKPAFRIPLYPIFPIVSFIACVYLMTQLQAFTWKMYAGWTAIGLIIYFGYGYKHSNEK from the coding sequence ATGCCATCGCTGTTTCGTAAAAAAGATATTGTTAATGATTTACTACATGAACAAACCAGTTTAGCTCGAACTTTAACTGCTAAAGACCTCATTATCATGGGTGTCGGCGTTATTGTTGGCTCTGGTATTTTTATCACACCAGGAATTATTGCCGCAAATTATGCTGGCCCGGGTGTTATTTTAACGTATCTTTTAGCAGCGTTAGTCTGTATCGGAGCGGCGTTTTGTTACTCTGAATTCTCCTCAACAATTCCTTTAGCAGGTAGCGCTTATACTTATTCTTACTCAGTTTATGGCGAAATTATTGCTTGGATCGTTGGCTGGTCGCTGATTTCAGAATATCTATTTGCGGCATCATCAACAGCTGTTAGTTGGTCCGCTTACTTCCGAAATCTCCTAGCTGGCTTTGGCATTCATTTACCAAAAGTTTTGCAATCAGCTGCTGGAACTGTCGGCAACCCTGAAGGGCGTTTTGACATCGTTGCATTCGTGATTGTTTTAATCGCCACAACGTTGTTATTGCAAGGCATGACGGAATCCATGAAAGTTAATACCATCATGGTTTATATCAAAATATTTGTTATTTTATTATTCGTTGCCGTAACGGTGTTCTATGTTAAACCTAAGAATTACAATCCATTTCTACCATTCGGTTTGGGCGGAATCGGTCGTGGTGCAGCGGTCGCTTTCTATGCCTTTCTCGGATTTGACACCGTTTCTTCAGCCAGTGAAGAAGTTAAAAATCCCAAACGTAATATGCCGATTGGAATTATCGCCTCATTACTAATAGTTGCTATTCTTTACAGTTTGGTCTCACTCGTTTTAGTCGGAGCGGTAAATTACAAACAACTAAACGTTGCCGATCCTGTTTCACATGCTTTGAATATTTTAAATCTCAATTGGGTCTCAGGTATCGTTTCATTAGGTGCCATTATGGGAATGACAACCGTTTTGCTAGTCGTTATCTACGGTGGAACACGTCTGATTTTCTCGCTCAGTCGTGATGGCTTGTTACCTAAACAATTCAAGAATCTCAGCAAACAAGGTGTTCCCGTTCGCAGTACTTTCTTAGTCGGCCTAGTTGCCGCAACAGTCGCAGCCATGGTGCCAATTGAAAAAATCACTGAATTAGTTAATATCGGAACACTTTTAGCTTTCGCCGTAACATCGATTGGCGTTATCTCACTTAGACACAGTAAAAATACCCGTGATCTGAAACCAGCCTTTAGAATCCCACTATATCCAATCTTCCCCATTGTTTCCTTCATAGCCTGCGTTTACTTAATGACACAACTACAAGCCTTCACTTGGAAAATGTATGCCGGTTGGACTGCCATTGGGTTAATTATTTACTTTGGTTATGGCTACAAGCATAGTAACGAAAAGTAA